A portion of the Actomonas aquatica genome contains these proteins:
- a CDS encoding VOC family protein has product MQLGAFSVSLAVKDIAASLAFYEKLGFAQVGGELEQNWLILRNGDTTLGLFQGMFEKNCLTFNPGWDSKCEALAQFDDVRAIQKHLQDAGVELIETADADGSGPAHITLVDPDGNPVLIDQHVG; this is encoded by the coding sequence ATGCAACTTGGTGCTTTCTCCGTTTCCCTCGCCGTCAAGGACATCGCCGCCTCGCTGGCCTTTTATGAAAAACTCGGATTCGCCCAAGTGGGCGGTGAGCTGGAGCAGAACTGGCTCATCCTGCGCAACGGCGACACCACGCTCGGCCTGTTTCAGGGCATGTTCGAAAAGAACTGCCTCACCTTTAACCCCGGCTGGGACAGTAAGTGTGAAGCGCTGGCGCAATTCGACGATGTGCGCGCGATTCAAAAGCACCTGCAGGATGCCGGGGTGGAGCTCATCGAAACGGCCGACGCCGACGGCAGCGGTCCCGCCCACATCACGCTGGTCGACCCCGACGGCAACCCCGTCCTTATCGATCAGCACGTTGGCTGA
- a CDS encoding DUF2007 domain-containing protein: MKTVATYSMPAETHVPLSRLHDAGIDAVARDDATLQLNWMWSNALGGVKIDVPDDQADVARALLDSEPSEDGVLVCPHCGSHDLAVAPLRPVSALALLIAQLPLPSAKVRVHCRDCGRTHDVRRIGVPTDEN; the protein is encoded by the coding sequence ATGAAGACGGTCGCCACTTACTCCATGCCGGCCGAGACCCACGTGCCGCTCTCGCGTTTGCACGACGCGGGCATCGACGCCGTGGCTCGCGACGACGCCACCCTGCAACTCAACTGGATGTGGTCCAATGCCCTCGGCGGCGTAAAGATCGACGTGCCCGACGATCAGGCCGATGTCGCCCGCGCTCTACTCGATAGCGAGCCCAGCGAAGACGGCGTGCTCGTCTGCCCACACTGCGGCTCCCATGACCTCGCCGTGGCCCCCCTGCGCCCAGTCAGCGCGCTCGCTCTGCTCATCGCTCAACTGCCCCTGCCCAGTGCCAAAGTGCGCGTGCACTGCCGCGACTGTGGACGCACCCACGACGTGCGGCGCATCGGCGTTCCCACGGACGAAAACTAA
- a CDS encoding TonB-dependent receptor — protein MKPSLRNPAFGSLLALATAATSAVAQIAPATPVQQLDELIVTADLWSSELARTSASATVFGPADLAANGTANFGDLINATPNLTWAAGTSRPRFFQIRGVGENSQFEGESPDSSVRFLIDDLDFTGLGSAATLFDAQQVEVLRGPQAGAFGANAAGGVIKIVTAEPTPHYTGYVETTVADDNHLSGGVAFGGPINSDEPDKAMFRLAAQRVTADGWRHNAFLNRDDTNRIDETFLRFKLRVNPTDAWRWDLTTFYAQQDNGYDEFTLDNTEFTTYSDQPGYDTQEAFAAALRGSYFGETFTFTTKTSFGLADSLYSYDSDWTDAADPRGYDLFLEFHRDRDTFNQELRLDGASADESSRWTVGAYYETLNEDTFLTEGFGDANTSYDATTAAVFGQWGQQLTDTTRLIAGLRVEDYDLETDVEFRGAFDFSDTLVGGKLVLEQDLGERTLGFASITRGYKAGGVNIYNYLVVPDEGPDTYVTEIMWNYELGLRTRSADGRFSGEVVAFYLDRDTPQVRDSAGFGGTFTYFVDNGESAYITGAEASFTALLADGFTAYGSVGLMDSHLDPFTLTNTAQSPAGGRELANVPSTTYSLGGRYDAGNGFWASAELNGRDSYYESNTHNETRSGFNVVNASIGYRTGPWAITLWARNLLDERYEKRIFYFANEGPDWLDKRYESPADPRQLGATVRYSF, from the coding sequence ATGAAACCCTCCCTCCGCAACCCTGCCTTCGGCAGCTTGCTCGCCCTCGCCACCGCGGCCACGTCCGCGGTCGCCCAAATCGCACCGGCCACGCCCGTGCAGCAACTCGACGAGCTCATCGTGACCGCCGATCTGTGGTCCTCCGAACTCGCCCGCACCAGCGCATCGGCCACCGTCTTCGGACCGGCCGATCTCGCCGCCAATGGCACCGCCAACTTCGGCGACCTCATCAACGCCACCCCCAATCTCACTTGGGCGGCCGGCACCTCCCGCCCACGCTTTTTCCAGATTCGCGGCGTCGGCGAGAACTCCCAATTCGAAGGTGAATCGCCCGACTCCTCCGTGCGTTTCCTCATCGACGACCTCGACTTCACCGGGCTCGGCAGCGCCGCCACCCTCTTCGACGCGCAACAGGTCGAAGTGCTGCGCGGTCCGCAGGCCGGTGCCTTCGGCGCCAACGCCGCCGGCGGCGTGATCAAGATCGTCACCGCCGAGCCCACGCCGCACTACACCGGCTACGTCGAAACCACCGTCGCCGACGATAACCACCTCAGCGGCGGTGTCGCCTTCGGCGGACCCATCAACAGCGACGAGCCCGACAAAGCCATGTTCCGTCTCGCCGCCCAACGCGTCACCGCCGACGGCTGGCGTCACAACGCCTTCCTCAATCGCGACGACACCAACCGCATCGATGAGACCTTCCTGCGTTTCAAACTGCGCGTGAATCCGACCGACGCTTGGCGCTGGGACCTCACTACCTTCTACGCCCAACAGGACAACGGCTACGACGAGTTCACCCTCGATAACACCGAGTTCACCACCTACTCCGACCAGCCCGGCTACGACACCCAGGAAGCCTTCGCCGCCGCCCTCCGCGGCAGCTACTTCGGCGAAACCTTCACCTTCACCACCAAGACCAGCTTCGGTCTGGCCGACTCGCTCTACAGCTACGACTCCGACTGGACCGACGCCGCCGATCCGCGCGGCTACGACCTCTTCCTCGAGTTCCACCGCGACCGCGACACCTTCAACCAAGAACTCCGGCTCGATGGTGCCTCGGCCGATGAATCGAGCAGATGGACGGTCGGCGCCTACTACGAAACCCTCAACGAGGACACCTTCCTCACCGAAGGTTTCGGTGACGCCAACACCAGTTACGACGCCACCACCGCCGCTGTATTCGGTCAGTGGGGACAACAGCTCACCGACACCACCCGCCTCATCGCCGGTCTGCGTGTGGAGGATTACGATCTGGAAACCGACGTCGAATTCCGCGGCGCCTTCGATTTCTCCGACACCCTCGTCGGCGGCAAGCTCGTGCTCGAGCAGGACCTCGGCGAACGCACCCTCGGCTTCGCCTCCATCACCCGCGGCTACAAGGCGGGCGGCGTCAACATCTACAACTACCTCGTCGTGCCCGACGAAGGCCCCGACACCTACGTCACCGAGATCATGTGGAACTACGAACTCGGCTTGCGCACCCGCAGCGCCGACGGACGTTTCTCCGGCGAAGTGGTGGCTTTCTACCTCGACCGCGACACGCCGCAGGTGCGCGACTCGGCCGGCTTCGGCGGCACCTTCACCTACTTCGTCGACAACGGCGAGAGCGCCTACATCACCGGCGCCGAAGCCAGCTTCACCGCCCTGCTGGCCGACGGTTTCACCGCCTACGGCAGCGTGGGTCTGATGGATTCGCACCTCGATCCCTTCACGCTCACCAACACCGCGCAGTCCCCCGCCGGCGGCCGCGAGCTCGCCAACGTGCCCAGCACGACCTACTCGCTCGGCGGCCGCTACGACGCCGGCAACGGCTTCTGGGCCAGCGCCGAACTCAACGGCCGCGACAGCTACTACGAGTCCAACACGCACAACGAAACCCGCAGCGGCTTCAACGTCGTAAACGCCTCTATCGGCTACCGCACGGGTCCCTGGGCCATCACGCTCTGGGCGCGCAACCTCCTGGATGAGCGTTACGAAAAACGCATCTTCTACTTCGCCAACGAAGGCCCCGACTGGCTCGACAAACGCTACGAGTCCCCCGCCGACCCCCGCCAACTCGGCGCCACCGTCCGCTACTCCTTCTGA
- a CDS encoding AraC family transcriptional regulator — protein MAATTYPERINRALDYIQQHLDQPLSLEDVARVACFSPFHFHRIFRFQTGEPLNACIKRLRLERAVTLMTQRRPAGPRNAASLTEIALACGFGSSTDFSRSFKQHYGVPPSQFDVAGFRRHQRERWQDYVADSDHRHLLDGLPPGENPDHFAVTFRDLPPRTVAYRRIHNSYREGAVTTAAAELLAWAESRGLADGQWLGYTWDDPEVVPPEKCRYDVGLEVPPITALPDGEVSRLTFPAMTVAELELRGGIDLEMRALDWLYGTWLPSSGCVPTDEPCFEAWIGRPFAHGMEHFELRLQLPVTRA, from the coding sequence GTGGCCGCGACGACCTACCCCGAGCGCATCAACCGCGCCCTGGACTACATCCAGCAGCACCTCGACCAACCTTTGTCGCTGGAGGACGTCGCCCGCGTGGCGTGCTTTTCGCCGTTTCATTTCCACCGCATCTTTCGTTTCCAAACCGGCGAGCCGCTCAACGCCTGCATCAAGCGCCTGCGCCTGGAGCGCGCGGTCACGCTCATGACGCAGCGCCGTCCCGCCGGCCCCCGCAATGCCGCGTCGCTCACCGAGATCGCCCTCGCTTGCGGCTTCGGTTCCTCCACCGATTTCTCGCGCAGTTTTAAACAACACTACGGCGTGCCCCCCAGTCAGTTTGACGTCGCCGGATTCCGTCGCCACCAACGCGAGCGCTGGCAGGACTACGTGGCCGACTCGGACCACCGCCACTTGCTCGACGGCCTGCCGCCCGGCGAAAACCCCGACCACTTCGCCGTCACTTTCCGCGACCTGCCGCCGCGCACCGTCGCCTACCGGCGCATTCACAACTCCTACCGCGAAGGTGCCGTCACCACTGCCGCCGCCGAACTCCTCGCGTGGGCGGAATCCCGCGGCCTCGCCGACGGTCAATGGCTGGGCTACACGTGGGACGACCCCGAAGTCGTGCCGCCGGAAAAATGCCGCTACGACGTCGGCCTCGAAGTGCCGCCCATCACCGCATTACCCGATGGCGAGGTGAGCCGCCTCACCTTCCCCGCCATGACCGTGGCCGAGCTCGAACTGCGCGGTGGCATCGATCTCGAGATGCGCGCCCTCGACTGGCTCTACGGCACCTGGCTACCGAGCAGCGGGTGCGTGCCGACGGACGAGCCCTGCTTCGAGGCGTGGATCGGTCGGCCCTTCGCCCACGGCATGGAGCACTTTGAATTGCGCCTGCAACTGCCGGTGACCCGCGCCTAA
- a CDS encoding pyridoxamine 5'-phosphate oxidase family protein, giving the protein MGQRFDHIPAPQIEFIGRQKIFFVGTAGGPDTRVNISPKGMDSFRVLSPHRVMWLNTTGSGNETAAHLLENQRMTIMFCAFEGKPLILRLYGTATAIHPRDASWVEHYSRFTPLPGARQIFDVSIELVQTSCGMAVPFFDYQEEREQLSNWATTKGPDGIQNYWTEKNQVSLDGKPTHILS; this is encoded by the coding sequence ATGGGCCAACGCTTCGACCACATCCCCGCTCCGCAGATCGAGTTCATCGGTCGCCAGAAAATCTTCTTCGTGGGCACCGCCGGCGGTCCCGACACGCGGGTCAACATTTCGCCGAAGGGCATGGACTCGTTTCGCGTCCTGTCGCCCCACCGCGTCATGTGGCTCAACACCACCGGCAGCGGCAACGAGACCGCCGCCCACCTCCTCGAAAACCAGCGCATGACGATCATGTTCTGCGCCTTCGAGGGCAAACCGCTCATCCTCCGCCTCTACGGGACCGCCACGGCCATCCATCCGCGCGATGCGTCATGGGTCGAGCACTACAGCCGCTTCACACCCCTGCCCGGCGCCCGCCAAATTTTCGACGTCTCAATCGAACTCGTCCAAACGTCCTGCGGCATGGCCGTGCCTTTCTTCGATTATCAGGAGGAGCGCGAACAACTCAGCAACTGGGCCACGACCAAGGGCCCCGACGGTATCCAAAATTATTGGACAGAGAAAAACCAGGTCAGCCTCGACGGCAAACCGACCCACATCCTGAGCTGA